One segment of Phragmites australis chromosome 13, lpPhrAust1.1, whole genome shotgun sequence DNA contains the following:
- the LOC133889800 gene encoding nuclear transport factor 2-like → MEQEPKIAGHSYALEVGSYFLTGYYNVLANQPHLARQFYTDKSSVVRLDCETGQLSFGQTVEVINDMMMSMNIHKVEVKTANCLESWGAAIMLLVTGLVQLKGYPARKRFAQNIVLAPKKDGYFVFSDIFKLICDEYDDQYHVADYSCADNIPQVDAPYTMAETASDYLAGKLEATEVLAPAENNEVQQQDPLEFRAGIYDDTPLEEHIPPFPSSKDVKQDSPLAPPLPPSPPTLEEEPVEEAPKTYASVLRKKGHTGHQAIHSAPLNKATMGTAESQQAVDQQVQSVPVHEKSNMDTHRVVSVPVDEEFLSVYVGNLPPSTSVFDLEKVFQAFGRIKPDGVAIRSRKEAGVFFGFVEFEDMSGIQNALNASPIELNGRLVHVEERRPNCGFPRGGRRGRGRTTDFSRDQVAGRYDGDYATRSKGNGHQKKGGRQYDSY, encoded by the exons ATGGAGCAAGAGCCGAAAATCGCTGGGCATTCCTACGCCCTCGAG GTGGGCTCCTACTTCCTGACGGGCTACTACAACGTCCTGGCGAACCAGCCGCACCTGGCGCGCCAGTTCTACACGGACAAGAGCAGCGTGGTGAGGCTGGATTGCGAGACGGGCCAGTTATCGTTTGGTCAGACGGTTGAG GTTATCAATGATATGATGATGTCCATGAATATACACAAGGTTGAGGTTAAAACGGCCAATTGCTTAGAGTCATGGGGTGCAGCCATTATGCTGTTGGTTACTGGCCTAGTGCAATTGAAAGGCTACCCTGCTCGCAAGAGATTTGCTCAGAATATTGTTCTTGCTCCAAAGAAAGATGGATATTTTGTATTTAGTGACATCTTTAAGCTCATTTGCGATGAGTATGATGATCAGTACCATGTTGCTGATTACAGTTGTGCTGATAACATACCCCAGGTGGATGCTCCTTATACCATGGCTGAAACAG CATCTGATTACTTGGCTGGAAAACTTGAGGCGACGGAGGTTTTAGCCCCTGCTGAAAATAATGAGGTGCAACAGCAAGATCCTTTGGAGTTTAGAGCTGGGATTTATGATGACACTCCTTTGGAAGAGCATATTCCTCCATTCCCAAGTTCAAAAGATGTTAAACAGGATTCACCTCTtgctcctcccctccctccttcccCACCTACCCTTGAAGAAGAGCCTGTGGAAGAAGCACCTAAGACATATGCTTCAGTG TTGCGAAAAAAAGGACACACTGGTCATCAGGCTATTCACTCCGCTCCTCTCAACAAGGCCACGATGGGGACTGCAGAGTCACAACAGGCTGTGGATCAGCAGGTGCAATCTGTTCCAGTGCATGAAAAATCCAACATGGACACCCATCGGGTTGTTAGCGTCCCTGTGGATGaag AGTTTTTGTCAGTTTACGTTGGGAATCTACCGCCGTCTACTTCAGTCTTTGATCTTGAGAAGGTCTTTCAGGCTTTTGGAAGAATTAAACCTGACGGAGTTGCTATTCGGAGTCGCAAG GAGGCTGGAGTTTTCTTCGGTTTTGTTGAGTTTGAAGACATGTCTGGTATCCAGAATGCTTTAAAT GCATCTCCAATAGAGTTGAATGGCCGTTTAGTACATGTTGAGGAGAGGAGGCCTAACTGTGGATTCCCTCGTGGCGGAA GGCGGGGACGAGGAAGAACCACTGATTTCTCAAGGGACCAAGTTGCTGGGCGATATGATGGGGATTATGCTACACGATCAAAGGGCAATGGGCACCAGAAAAAGGGTGGACGCCAATATGACAGCTACTAG